From Canis lupus baileyi chromosome 16, mCanLup2.hap1, whole genome shotgun sequence, a single genomic window includes:
- the TMUB2 gene encoding transmembrane and ubiquitin-like domain-containing protein 2 isoform X1: MISRHRQNNLMSVDPVSSQAMELSDVTLIEGVGNEVTVVAGVVVLILALVLAWLSTYVADSGSNQLLGTIVSAGDSSVLHLGHVDHLVAGQVTPEPAELPHPSESNDEKAEEAGEGGGDSTGEPGAGGGIEPSLEHLLDIQGLPKRQAGPESSSPEAPLRSEDSSCLPPSPGLISVRLKFLNDTEELAVARPEDTVGALKSKYFPGQESQMKLIYQGRLLQDPARTLRSLNITDNCVIHCHRSPPGSAVPGPSASLAPSSATEPPSLGVSVGSLMVPVFVVLLGVVWYFRINYRQFFTAPATVSLVGVTVFFSFLVFGMYGR, from the exons ATGATTTCCCGTCACCGTCAAAACAaccttatgag TGTCGACCCAGTCAGCAGCCAGGCCATGGAGCTCTCTGATGTCACCCTCATTGAGGGTGTGGGTAATGAGGTGACTGTGGTGGCAGGTGTGGTGGTGCTGATTCTAGCCTTGGTCCTAGCTTGGCTTTCTACCTACGTAGCAGACAGCGGTAGCAACCAGCTCCTGGGCACCATTGTGTCAGCTGGAGACTCATCCGTCCTCCACCTGGGGCATGTGGACCATCTAGTAGCAGGCCAAGTCACCCCAGAGCCAGCTGAACTCCCCCATCCATCAGAGAGTAATGATGAGAAGGCTGAAGAGGCTGGCGAAGGTGGGGGAGACTCCACAGGGGAGCCTGGAGCTGGGGGTGGTATTGAGCCGAGCCTTGAGCATCTGCTTGACATCCAAGGCCTGCCCAAAAGACAAGCGGGCCCAGAAAGCAGCAGTCCAGAGGCCCCCCTGAGATCTGAGGATAGCAgctgcctccctcccagccctggccTCATCAGTGTGCGGCTCAAATTCCTCAATGACACCGAGGAGCTGGCCGTGGCCAGGCCGGAGGATACTGTGGGTGCCCTGAAGAG TAAATACTTCCCTGGACAAGAGAGCCAGATGAAACTGATCTACCAGGGCCGTCTGCTGCAGGACCCAGCCCGCACACTGCGTTCCCTGAACATTACCGACAACTGTGTGATTCACTGCCACCGCTCACCCCCAGGGTCAGCTGTTCCAGGCCCTTCAGCCTCCTTGGCCCCCTCCTCAGCCACCGAACCCCCCAGCCTTGGCGTCAGTGTGGGCAGCCTCATGGTGCCTGTGTTCGTGGTGCTGTTGGGCGTGGTCTGGTACTTCCGTATCAATTACCGCCAGTTCTTCACAGCACCTGCCACTGTCTCCCTGGTGGGGGTCACGGTCTTCTTTAGTTTCCTAGTATTTGGGATGTATGGACGATAA
- the TMUB2 gene encoding transmembrane and ubiquitin-like domain-containing protein 2 isoform X2: protein MSVDPVSSQAMELSDVTLIEGVGNEVTVVAGVVVLILALVLAWLSTYVADSGSNQLLGTIVSAGDSSVLHLGHVDHLVAGQVTPEPAELPHPSESNDEKAEEAGEGGGDSTGEPGAGGGIEPSLEHLLDIQGLPKRQAGPESSSPEAPLRSEDSSCLPPSPGLISVRLKFLNDTEELAVARPEDTVGALKSKYFPGQESQMKLIYQGRLLQDPARTLRSLNITDNCVIHCHRSPPGSAVPGPSASLAPSSATEPPSLGVSVGSLMVPVFVVLLGVVWYFRINYRQFFTAPATVSLVGVTVFFSFLVFGMYGR, encoded by the exons ATGAG TGTCGACCCAGTCAGCAGCCAGGCCATGGAGCTCTCTGATGTCACCCTCATTGAGGGTGTGGGTAATGAGGTGACTGTGGTGGCAGGTGTGGTGGTGCTGATTCTAGCCTTGGTCCTAGCTTGGCTTTCTACCTACGTAGCAGACAGCGGTAGCAACCAGCTCCTGGGCACCATTGTGTCAGCTGGAGACTCATCCGTCCTCCACCTGGGGCATGTGGACCATCTAGTAGCAGGCCAAGTCACCCCAGAGCCAGCTGAACTCCCCCATCCATCAGAGAGTAATGATGAGAAGGCTGAAGAGGCTGGCGAAGGTGGGGGAGACTCCACAGGGGAGCCTGGAGCTGGGGGTGGTATTGAGCCGAGCCTTGAGCATCTGCTTGACATCCAAGGCCTGCCCAAAAGACAAGCGGGCCCAGAAAGCAGCAGTCCAGAGGCCCCCCTGAGATCTGAGGATAGCAgctgcctccctcccagccctggccTCATCAGTGTGCGGCTCAAATTCCTCAATGACACCGAGGAGCTGGCCGTGGCCAGGCCGGAGGATACTGTGGGTGCCCTGAAGAG TAAATACTTCCCTGGACAAGAGAGCCAGATGAAACTGATCTACCAGGGCCGTCTGCTGCAGGACCCAGCCCGCACACTGCGTTCCCTGAACATTACCGACAACTGTGTGATTCACTGCCACCGCTCACCCCCAGGGTCAGCTGTTCCAGGCCCTTCAGCCTCCTTGGCCCCCTCCTCAGCCACCGAACCCCCCAGCCTTGGCGTCAGTGTGGGCAGCCTCATGGTGCCTGTGTTCGTGGTGCTGTTGGGCGTGGTCTGGTACTTCCGTATCAATTACCGCCAGTTCTTCACAGCACCTGCCACTGTCTCCCTGGTGGGGGTCACGGTCTTCTTTAGTTTCCTAGTATTTGGGATGTATGGACGATAA
- the TMUB2 gene encoding transmembrane and ubiquitin-like domain-containing protein 2 isoform X3, which translates to MELSDVTLIEGVGNEVTVVAGVVVLILALVLAWLSTYVADSGSNQLLGTIVSAGDSSVLHLGHVDHLVAGQVTPEPAELPHPSESNDEKAEEAGEGGGDSTGEPGAGGGIEPSLEHLLDIQGLPKRQAGPESSSPEAPLRSEDSSCLPPSPGLISVRLKFLNDTEELAVARPEDTVGALKSKYFPGQESQMKLIYQGRLLQDPARTLRSLNITDNCVIHCHRSPPGSAVPGPSASLAPSSATEPPSLGVSVGSLMVPVFVVLLGVVWYFRINYRQFFTAPATVSLVGVTVFFSFLVFGMYGR; encoded by the exons ATGGAGCTCTCTGATGTCACCCTCATTGAGGGTGTGGGTAATGAGGTGACTGTGGTGGCAGGTGTGGTGGTGCTGATTCTAGCCTTGGTCCTAGCTTGGCTTTCTACCTACGTAGCAGACAGCGGTAGCAACCAGCTCCTGGGCACCATTGTGTCAGCTGGAGACTCATCCGTCCTCCACCTGGGGCATGTGGACCATCTAGTAGCAGGCCAAGTCACCCCAGAGCCAGCTGAACTCCCCCATCCATCAGAGAGTAATGATGAGAAGGCTGAAGAGGCTGGCGAAGGTGGGGGAGACTCCACAGGGGAGCCTGGAGCTGGGGGTGGTATTGAGCCGAGCCTTGAGCATCTGCTTGACATCCAAGGCCTGCCCAAAAGACAAGCGGGCCCAGAAAGCAGCAGTCCAGAGGCCCCCCTGAGATCTGAGGATAGCAgctgcctccctcccagccctggccTCATCAGTGTGCGGCTCAAATTCCTCAATGACACCGAGGAGCTGGCCGTGGCCAGGCCGGAGGATACTGTGGGTGCCCTGAAGAG TAAATACTTCCCTGGACAAGAGAGCCAGATGAAACTGATCTACCAGGGCCGTCTGCTGCAGGACCCAGCCCGCACACTGCGTTCCCTGAACATTACCGACAACTGTGTGATTCACTGCCACCGCTCACCCCCAGGGTCAGCTGTTCCAGGCCCTTCAGCCTCCTTGGCCCCCTCCTCAGCCACCGAACCCCCCAGCCTTGGCGTCAGTGTGGGCAGCCTCATGGTGCCTGTGTTCGTGGTGCTGTTGGGCGTGGTCTGGTACTTCCGTATCAATTACCGCCAGTTCTTCACAGCACCTGCCACTGTCTCCCTGGTGGGGGTCACGGTCTTCTTTAGTTTCCTAGTATTTGGGATGTATGGACGATAA
- the ATXN7L3 gene encoding ataxin-7-like protein 3 isoform X4: MKMEEMSLSGLDNSKLEAIAQEIYADLVEDSCLGFCFEVHRAVKCGYFFLDDTDPDSMKDFEIVDQPGLDIFGQVFNQWKSKECVCPNCSRSIAASRFAPHLEKCLGMGRNSSRIANRRIANSNNMNKSESDQEDNDDINDNDWSYGSEKKAKKRKSDKNPNSPRRSKSLKHKNGELSNSDPFKYNNSTGISYETLGPDELRNLLTTQCGVISEHTKKMCTRSLRCPQHTDEQRRAVRIYFLGPSAVLPEVESSLDNDSFDMTDSQALISRLQWDGSSDLSPSDSGSSKTSENQGWGLGTNSSESRKTKKKKSHLSLVGTASSLGSNKKKKPKPPAPPTPSIYDDIN, encoded by the exons ATGAAAATGGAGGAAATGTCTTTGTCTGGCCTGGATAACAGCAAACTAGAG GCCATCGCTCAGGAGATATACGCGGACCTGGTCGAGGATTCTTGTTTGGGATTCTGCTTTGAGGTACACCGGGCTGTCAAGTGTGGCTACTTCTTCCTGGACGACACGGACCCTGATAGCATGAAGGATTTTG AGATCGTGGACCAGCCGGGGTTGGACATCTTTGGACAGGTTTTCAACCAGTGGAAGAGCAAGGAGTGTGTCTGCCCCAATTGCAGCCGTAGTATTGCTGCCTCTCGCTTCGCTCCCCATCTGGAGAAGTGCCTGGGAATGGGCCGGAACAGCAGCCGCATCGCCAACCGCCG GATTGCCAATAGCAACAATATGAACAAGTCAGAGAGTGACCAAGAGGATAATGATGACATCAATGACAACGACTGGTCCTATGGCTCAGAGAAGAAAG CCAAGAAGAGAAAATCGGACAAG AACCCCAATTCCCCTCGAAGATCCAagtctttaaaacacaaaaatg gggAACTTAGCAATTCGGATCCTTTTAAG TATAACAACTCAACTGGGATCAGCTACGAGACCCTGGGGCCGGACGAGCTGCGTAACCTGCTCACCACG CAATGTGGGGTGATTTCTGAACACACCAAGAAGATGTGCACAAG GTCCCTGCGCTGCCCCCAGCACACAGATGAGCAGCGGCGAGCCGTGCGGATTTATTTCCTTGGACCCTCAGC cGTCCTCCCAGAGGTCGAGAGTTCCCTGGATAATGACAGCTTTGACATGACTGACAGCCAGGCCCTGATCAGCCGGCTTCAGTGGGACGGCTCCTCTGACCTTTCACCCTCTGATTCAGGCTCCTCCAAGACGAGTGAGAATCAGGGATGGGGTCTAG GTACCAACAGCTCCGAGTCAcggaaaactaagaaaaagaaatcccatcTGAGCCTGGTAGGGACTGCCTCCAGCCTAGGCTCCAACAAGAAGAAGAAGCCAAAGCCACCGGCACCCCCAACGCCCAGCATCTACGATGACATCAACTGA
- the ATXN7L3 gene encoding ataxin-7-like protein 3 isoform X1, producing MKMEEMSLSGLDNSKLEAIAQEIYADLVEDSCLGFCFEVHRAVKCGYFFLDDTDPDSMKDFEIVDQPGLDIFGQVFNQWKSKECVCPNCSRSIAASRFAPHLEKCLGMGRNSSRIANRRIANSNNMNKSESDQEDNDDINDNDWSYGSEKKAKKRKSDKLWYLPFQNPNSPRRSKSLKHKNGFSVCTSASNTLPLLFSSSGELSNSDPFKYNNSTGISYETLGPDELRNLLTTQCGVISEHTKKMCTRSLRCPQHTDEQRRAVRIYFLGPSAVLPEVESSLDNDSFDMTDSQALISRLQWDGSSDLSPSDSGSSKTSENQGWGLGTNSSESRKTKKKKSHLSLVGTASSLGSNKKKKPKPPAPPTPSIYDDIN from the exons ATGAAAATGGAGGAAATGTCTTTGTCTGGCCTGGATAACAGCAAACTAGAG GCCATCGCTCAGGAGATATACGCGGACCTGGTCGAGGATTCTTGTTTGGGATTCTGCTTTGAGGTACACCGGGCTGTCAAGTGTGGCTACTTCTTCCTGGACGACACGGACCCTGATAGCATGAAGGATTTTG AGATCGTGGACCAGCCGGGGTTGGACATCTTTGGACAGGTTTTCAACCAGTGGAAGAGCAAGGAGTGTGTCTGCCCCAATTGCAGCCGTAGTATTGCTGCCTCTCGCTTCGCTCCCCATCTGGAGAAGTGCCTGGGAATGGGCCGGAACAGCAGCCGCATCGCCAACCGCCG GATTGCCAATAGCAACAATATGAACAAGTCAGAGAGTGACCAAGAGGATAATGATGACATCAATGACAACGACTGGTCCTATGGCTCAGAGAAGAAAG CCAAGAAGAGAAAATCGGACAAG CTGTGGTATCTCCCATTCCAGAACCCCAATTCCCCTCGAAGATCCAagtctttaaaacacaaaaatg GGTTCTCTGTCTGTACCTCTGCATCAAACacccttccccttcttttttcttcttcaggggAACTTAGCAATTCGGATCCTTTTAAG TATAACAACTCAACTGGGATCAGCTACGAGACCCTGGGGCCGGACGAGCTGCGTAACCTGCTCACCACG CAATGTGGGGTGATTTCTGAACACACCAAGAAGATGTGCACAAG GTCCCTGCGCTGCCCCCAGCACACAGATGAGCAGCGGCGAGCCGTGCGGATTTATTTCCTTGGACCCTCAGC cGTCCTCCCAGAGGTCGAGAGTTCCCTGGATAATGACAGCTTTGACATGACTGACAGCCAGGCCCTGATCAGCCGGCTTCAGTGGGACGGCTCCTCTGACCTTTCACCCTCTGATTCAGGCTCCTCCAAGACGAGTGAGAATCAGGGATGGGGTCTAG GTACCAACAGCTCCGAGTCAcggaaaactaagaaaaagaaatcccatcTGAGCCTGGTAGGGACTGCCTCCAGCCTAGGCTCCAACAAGAAGAAGAAGCCAAAGCCACCGGCACCCCCAACGCCCAGCATCTACGATGACATCAACTGA
- the ATXN7L3 gene encoding ataxin-7-like protein 3 isoform X3: MKMEEMSLSGLDNSKLEAIAQEIYADLVEDSCLGFCFEVHRAVKCGYFFLDDTDPDSMKDFEIVDQPGLDIFGQVFNQWKSKECVCPNCSRSIAASRFAPHLEKCLGMGRNSSRIANRRIANSNNMNKSESDQEDNDDINDNDWSYGSEKKAKKRKSDKLWYLPFQNPNSPRRSKSLKHKNGELSNSDPFKYNNSTGISYETLGPDELRNLLTTQCGVISEHTKKMCTRSLRCPQHTDEQRRAVRIYFLGPSAVLPEVESSLDNDSFDMTDSQALISRLQWDGSSDLSPSDSGSSKTSENQGWGLGTNSSESRKTKKKKSHLSLVGTASSLGSNKKKKPKPPAPPTPSIYDDIN, encoded by the exons ATGAAAATGGAGGAAATGTCTTTGTCTGGCCTGGATAACAGCAAACTAGAG GCCATCGCTCAGGAGATATACGCGGACCTGGTCGAGGATTCTTGTTTGGGATTCTGCTTTGAGGTACACCGGGCTGTCAAGTGTGGCTACTTCTTCCTGGACGACACGGACCCTGATAGCATGAAGGATTTTG AGATCGTGGACCAGCCGGGGTTGGACATCTTTGGACAGGTTTTCAACCAGTGGAAGAGCAAGGAGTGTGTCTGCCCCAATTGCAGCCGTAGTATTGCTGCCTCTCGCTTCGCTCCCCATCTGGAGAAGTGCCTGGGAATGGGCCGGAACAGCAGCCGCATCGCCAACCGCCG GATTGCCAATAGCAACAATATGAACAAGTCAGAGAGTGACCAAGAGGATAATGATGACATCAATGACAACGACTGGTCCTATGGCTCAGAGAAGAAAG CCAAGAAGAGAAAATCGGACAAG CTGTGGTATCTCCCATTCCAGAACCCCAATTCCCCTCGAAGATCCAagtctttaaaacacaaaaatg gggAACTTAGCAATTCGGATCCTTTTAAG TATAACAACTCAACTGGGATCAGCTACGAGACCCTGGGGCCGGACGAGCTGCGTAACCTGCTCACCACG CAATGTGGGGTGATTTCTGAACACACCAAGAAGATGTGCACAAG GTCCCTGCGCTGCCCCCAGCACACAGATGAGCAGCGGCGAGCCGTGCGGATTTATTTCCTTGGACCCTCAGC cGTCCTCCCAGAGGTCGAGAGTTCCCTGGATAATGACAGCTTTGACATGACTGACAGCCAGGCCCTGATCAGCCGGCTTCAGTGGGACGGCTCCTCTGACCTTTCACCCTCTGATTCAGGCTCCTCCAAGACGAGTGAGAATCAGGGATGGGGTCTAG GTACCAACAGCTCCGAGTCAcggaaaactaagaaaaagaaatcccatcTGAGCCTGGTAGGGACTGCCTCCAGCCTAGGCTCCAACAAGAAGAAGAAGCCAAAGCCACCGGCACCCCCAACGCCCAGCATCTACGATGACATCAACTGA
- the ATXN7L3 gene encoding ataxin-7-like protein 3 isoform X2, which yields MKMEEMSLSGLDNSKLEAIAQEIYADLVEDSCLGFCFEVHRAVKCGYFFLDDTDPDSMKDFEIVDQPGLDIFGQVFNQWKSKECVCPNCSRSIAASRFAPHLEKCLGMGRNSSRIANRRIANSNNMNKSESDQEDNDDINDNDWSYGSEKKAKKRKSDKNPNSPRRSKSLKHKNGFSVCTSASNTLPLLFSSSGELSNSDPFKYNNSTGISYETLGPDELRNLLTTQCGVISEHTKKMCTRSLRCPQHTDEQRRAVRIYFLGPSAVLPEVESSLDNDSFDMTDSQALISRLQWDGSSDLSPSDSGSSKTSENQGWGLGTNSSESRKTKKKKSHLSLVGTASSLGSNKKKKPKPPAPPTPSIYDDIN from the exons ATGAAAATGGAGGAAATGTCTTTGTCTGGCCTGGATAACAGCAAACTAGAG GCCATCGCTCAGGAGATATACGCGGACCTGGTCGAGGATTCTTGTTTGGGATTCTGCTTTGAGGTACACCGGGCTGTCAAGTGTGGCTACTTCTTCCTGGACGACACGGACCCTGATAGCATGAAGGATTTTG AGATCGTGGACCAGCCGGGGTTGGACATCTTTGGACAGGTTTTCAACCAGTGGAAGAGCAAGGAGTGTGTCTGCCCCAATTGCAGCCGTAGTATTGCTGCCTCTCGCTTCGCTCCCCATCTGGAGAAGTGCCTGGGAATGGGCCGGAACAGCAGCCGCATCGCCAACCGCCG GATTGCCAATAGCAACAATATGAACAAGTCAGAGAGTGACCAAGAGGATAATGATGACATCAATGACAACGACTGGTCCTATGGCTCAGAGAAGAAAG CCAAGAAGAGAAAATCGGACAAG AACCCCAATTCCCCTCGAAGATCCAagtctttaaaacacaaaaatg GGTTCTCTGTCTGTACCTCTGCATCAAACacccttccccttcttttttcttcttcaggggAACTTAGCAATTCGGATCCTTTTAAG TATAACAACTCAACTGGGATCAGCTACGAGACCCTGGGGCCGGACGAGCTGCGTAACCTGCTCACCACG CAATGTGGGGTGATTTCTGAACACACCAAGAAGATGTGCACAAG GTCCCTGCGCTGCCCCCAGCACACAGATGAGCAGCGGCGAGCCGTGCGGATTTATTTCCTTGGACCCTCAGC cGTCCTCCCAGAGGTCGAGAGTTCCCTGGATAATGACAGCTTTGACATGACTGACAGCCAGGCCCTGATCAGCCGGCTTCAGTGGGACGGCTCCTCTGACCTTTCACCCTCTGATTCAGGCTCCTCCAAGACGAGTGAGAATCAGGGATGGGGTCTAG GTACCAACAGCTCCGAGTCAcggaaaactaagaaaaagaaatcccatcTGAGCCTGGTAGGGACTGCCTCCAGCCTAGGCTCCAACAAGAAGAAGAAGCCAAAGCCACCGGCACCCCCAACGCCCAGCATCTACGATGACATCAACTGA